In a single window of the Papaver somniferum cultivar HN1 chromosome 8, ASM357369v1, whole genome shotgun sequence genome:
- the LOC113301363 gene encoding transcription factor LAF1-like, which translates to MKHKKGLWSPEEDQRLRNYVLRHGHGCWSTIPIRAGLQRNGKSCRLRWINYLRPGLRRGTFTSEEEETFVGLHRLLGNKWSQIAHHLPGRTDNEIKNYWNSYLKKKLMKAGEFNKNQSVNSDFDEFKSTSASAASTGTSFTRISSAGSFQSSEQIGGTGIDHLSSTTASNSKPVRESNQSFLPKVFFAEWLFLDQDHSENGSNSGNSNLAPEEILDDSSVFTGGISEEFLPQEEVYGSEFDNGLLHNSGSRYVRFCPKVEEPGNLGTDFMNYGNIAEIHSEFTMLSNDMFY; encoded by the exons ATGAAGCACAAAAAGGGGTTATGGTCACCGGAGGAGGATCAACGACTACGAAATTACGTCCTCCGACATGGTCATGGCTGTTGGAGTACCATCCCCATAAGAGCTG GTTTGCAGCGCAACGGGAAAAGTTGTAGACTAAGATGGATTAATTACTTGAGGCCGGGATTAAGACGGGGAACGTTTACATCCGAAGAGGAGGAAACGTTTGTCGGACTTCATCGACTTTTAGGAAACAA GTGGTCACAAATAGCTCATCATTTGCCAGGAAGAACAGATAATGAGATTAAGAATTATTGGAATTCTTATCTTAAGAAGAAATTAATGAAAGCCGGAGAATTCAACAAAAATCAAAGTGTAAATTCAGACTTTGATGAATTTAAGAGTACATCTGCTAGTGCTGCTTCAACTGGGACAAGTTTTACCAGAATTTCTAGTGCAGGTTCTTTCCAATCCTCCGAGCAAATCGGAGGAACTGGAATTGACCACTTAAGTTCGACAACAGCTTCGAACTCTAAACCTGTTCGAGAATCAAACCAAAGTTTCCTTCCTAAAGTATTTTTCGCGGAATGGTTATTTCTTGATCAAGATCATAGTGAAAATGGTTCGAATTCAGGTAACTCAAATTTGGCTCCAGAAGAAATTTTAGATGATTCAAGTGTTTTTACTGGTGGTATTAGTGAAGAGTTTTTACCACAGGAGGAAGTTTATGGGAGTGAATTTGATAATGGGTTATTACATAACAGTGGTTCGCGCTATGTGCGATTCTGTCCGAAAGTGGAAGAACCGggaaatcttggaaccgattttatGAATTATGGAAATATTGCCGAAATTCACAGTGAATTCACTATGTTGAGCAATGATATGTTCTACTGA